Proteins co-encoded in one Ruegeria pomeroyi DSS-3 genomic window:
- a CDS encoding CoxG family protein, translating into MELSDEIIINAPKDQVYAALNDPEVLKQCIPGCEELIKHSDTELEAKVVLKVGPVKARFGGNVVLDQSGAPDAFSLTGQGNGGAAGHAKGGADVTLTADGDTTILRYKAKAEIGGKLAQLGSRLIQSTAKKLAAKFFKSFADVVNEDVAA; encoded by the coding sequence ATGGAACTCAGTGACGAAATCATCATCAACGCGCCCAAAGACCAGGTCTATGCGGCTTTGAACGATCCAGAGGTGCTCAAGCAGTGCATTCCTGGGTGCGAGGAGCTGATCAAGCACTCAGACACAGAGCTGGAAGCCAAGGTTGTGCTGAAAGTTGGACCGGTCAAAGCGCGTTTTGGTGGCAATGTTGTCTTGGATCAAAGCGGCGCGCCGGATGCGTTTTCTCTGACCGGTCAAGGCAATGGCGGTGCAGCGGGTCACGCAAAAGGCGGCGCCGATGTAACGCTGACCGCTGACGGGGACACGACCATTTTGCGCTATAAGGCGAAGGCGGAAATCGGTGGAAAGCTGGCACAATTGGGCAGCCGCCTGATCCAGAGCACGGCGAAAAAGCTGGCAGCCAAGTTCTTCAAGTCCTTTGCGGATGTAGTCAATGAAGACGTTGCAGCCTAG
- a CDS encoding XdhC family protein produces MSPAEILDTDLADAAQELRAQQVPFAFATIVRTAGATAAKPGAKALLSADGTIVHGWLGGGCTRGAVKRAAVEALQSGVPQLISVAPEDLLAEKGIAPGDTVDGTHFARNGCPSRGTVDIFIEPCLPMPELVILGASPVAQALNTLAPQFHWAVSAALASEPVDAQQKFIVIATQGQGDLDALKAALSVDAAYVAFVGSGRKFAALAEKLHGAGIGPEKTNAVNAPAGLDLGAVTPEEIALSILAQLLRVRRAETVVANG; encoded by the coding sequence ATGAGCCCGGCAGAGATCCTCGATACCGATCTGGCCGATGCAGCGCAGGAGTTGCGGGCGCAACAGGTGCCCTTTGCCTTTGCAACCATCGTGAGAACGGCCGGGGCGACGGCGGCAAAGCCGGGAGCCAAGGCGCTCTTAAGTGCGGATGGCACAATCGTGCATGGCTGGCTGGGCGGGGGATGCACGCGCGGTGCGGTCAAACGCGCGGCGGTCGAGGCGTTGCAAAGCGGCGTGCCACAGCTCATCTCGGTCGCGCCAGAAGACCTGCTCGCCGAGAAAGGCATAGCGCCCGGCGATACCGTTGACGGCACGCATTTTGCGCGCAACGGCTGCCCATCGCGTGGGACCGTGGACATTTTCATCGAGCCTTGCCTGCCAATGCCCGAGTTGGTGATCCTGGGCGCATCCCCGGTCGCACAGGCGCTCAACACGCTTGCTCCGCAGTTTCACTGGGCGGTGTCCGCCGCCCTTGCGTCTGAGCCGGTGGACGCGCAGCAAAAATTCATCGTGATCGCAACACAGGGACAGGGCGATCTTGATGCTCTGAAAGCGGCGCTCTCGGTCGATGCCGCATATGTCGCCTTTGTCGGGAGTGGCCGGAAATTCGCGGCTCTTGCCGAGAAACTTCACGGCGCGGGCATCGGGCCGGAAAAGACAAACGCTGTAAACGCACCTGCCGGGTTGGATTTGGGTGCTGTCACGCCAGAGGAAATCGCCCTCTCGATCCTGGCCCAACTGTTGCGTGTACGCCGCGCAGAAACGGTCGTCGCAAATGGATGA
- a CDS encoding XdhC family protein: MKTLQPRGGIYAERVADIVDAAARIVQADGRFALITSLSIEGGAAHEVGSLAIVKPDGKMTGYLSNGCIDRDIQHRSWHWKPIAKKWSASVRGLAGISP; encoded by the coding sequence ATGAAGACGTTGCAGCCTAGGGGCGGCATCTACGCAGAGCGCGTGGCCGACATCGTGGACGCGGCCGCTCGCATTGTTCAGGCTGATGGACGGTTTGCCCTGATCACATCCCTTTCGATTGAAGGCGGGGCAGCGCACGAAGTTGGCTCATTGGCCATCGTGAAACCCGACGGAAAGATGACGGGTTATCTGTCAAACGGGTGTATCGACCGGGACATTCAGCATCGCTCATGGCATTGGAAGCCAATCGCAAAGAAGTGGTCCGCTTCGGTGAGGGGTCTCGCTGGAATATCCCCCTGA